gtgcccttttTCGGTTGAGCCAAAACCAGATGCGCCGTCGCATTCAGGGTTATCTGTAAGAGTTTCACTGTGCATTCTAGGAGACCCGCTAGAAGGCTATTGCAGTAGTCAAGGCGAGAGATAACCATGGCCTGTACCAAGAGTTGGTTGGCCTACCAAGTCAGGTAGGcctgatttttttatgttgtatagTGCATAGAGGCAAGACTAGGAGACAGACACAACATAATTGTTAAAAGGGAAAACAGTAATGCGCATGTCCAGTGGGCCGCATACTTGGAATCAAACCCGCAAAATATAATACTTTTTTGGCCATTGAgcaatttttattcaaatgacTGGATGCCATCTTTGAGTCCAGTGTGCAGTCCCTATAACTTCATCCACGGTTCCTCCAACAGGACTTCCAggattgtatttcattgtcACCGGTTCATGAAACAACACGCACCAACAAATACACCTCACTGCGCTGTTTAAAGCAGGGCTTTTTTCGGTGCAAACGCAGCCTTAGGAACAGCCAGAACAATCGGAGGCTGCACTCTGGCTCATAGGGGAGCAGCCATATGAAGTATAGCTAGGAGCCAGCCCGTGAAGTGCTTTGAATGCGGtcagtaaaatcttaaaatcagcTCTAAAATGGACTGGTCACCGTGGAAGGGAGGCCAGAACAGGGCTAATGTGATCTTGTCTTTTTGACTTTGTTGAAAGCCTAGCAGTTGTGTTTTGTACTAGCTGAAGGCGTGAGACTGATTTGGGTTTAGGATTGATGATGGGTTTTTGAGTATTATACTCCTTATATATAATGGcaagacatgtttttttgctCTCAACTTCAACTTTGATTATTGCTTTTTTactcattaatatttaatggtATAAAGAAATACTTGAAatcaagttttcaggggctttaaacCCACCACAGCAAGATGCAAGCACATCCATTATCCAGTAATACAGCAGGTAATTTAAAGCTAATGTTCTccacttgtgctactgttacaatAGGTTTTAGCATGTAGCATTGTCCAGTAATTGTCACTTGTAGCCGCAGTGGCTGCAGTGTGTAAAAGTTACATTTGCTTGCTTTAAAAGGCATGATCatctgaaaacaaagaaaaaagcaatacaGAAATCAGTTCTGATGAAAATATAACCAAATATtgtgaaacaatattttaattattgcttTTATTGCTTTTCACAATCAAATATTGCGAATCAATatttgagaaactgaaagaGTTGTAATTGAGATGTTCTGATCTGAAAGGTTAGCCCCTGATTTAATCATGGCTTCTGCAAGTCCACAGGGAGTAGGTGTGTCACTAGTGAACCTCCTTCATGAATAGTTGACGGCATATGAAAGTTAGTTCTGCTGCATGCTTGGATATCACCTTTCATTTCATTGTCTGCGTAGTGATATTTGATTTAAGTCCCTCAGAGAAAGGATAATCAAGATGTCTAGATTTGATAGCTGTCTGCTGGTCCATGTCCgttactgtatatctgttttGTAAGACCATCCCTTTGTGCTGCTGTTCCTATAGAAGACAGGTTTGTGTAAACACTACAGAAAGCGGTGGGTGGTAAGCCCAATGACAATTTGTTACAACCTAAAGACAGTCCCAGGGGCTTCGTTTAACAAAGCAAACCAGTTTTCATACCACCCTCTGATCTCGCAACTTTGCACCTGGTGTGataacaaaacaccaaaatgttCTCAAACTGGATCCTATTAGGTTTGAGGTTGTTATTAGAATGTCTATAATGAATCATCAGCTTATCAATAAAAAATTTGAAGAGTGATGTCTTTCtataaaaatctgaatttatacaattttgtttttttttgtttgtttttaattctataATATTAGGGAATCTGATTAaagatttaactttttttgtttcttttaaggATCTCCATATAGTGTTTTGCAAAGTTATCTGGAAAATTTACTGAGTAAAACCTGGAACACCCTCAAATCTGGAACATGATCTGTTacgaaagaaaaaacacacctggTCTAGCTTTTACTCAGCAAAAGCTAATAAAGTTGATTCCTAGTGCAGGTCCCTTATCCCCAGGTGTGACATCCTCAACCCCCATCCAACcctttcatattttattatagtTCCCCCAGTTTAGGCCCTCAAGACTAAACTGGAAGTGCGCCCTGGAGCCAAAGTCACATCCTAGTCTATGCAAACACTGCCATCCTCTGGTGACGTCTGACTCATTGGATACTTGGACTGTTCAAAAACCCCTCATGACAAAAAATACATGacaacatttgtaaaatttgtttcaataaaaataaaaaataaaaataaatgaaaacatgttggATGATTTGAAATCTCTAACTCGAGTGGTGGCGCGTAAACGACGTTTCCCAAAGATCCGAATTGGCTCACGTGTACGTGCCATCTTTGAAGTTACAATCGCCATTTGTTTGATTGCATCTAGATCCCGGAGAGTGGAGCATTTGTGCACCACGACTCCAACTGGAAGCTTCTCTGGGCTGCACCAGAAAAACCCCCCGAACAGCTCCCTCGCCAGGTCTCCCCGGGATCCGTGTTTTGCATCGCTCCTCAATTTGCATTTCTTCCTCAGATTTTCCGTGCGACGGGTTCAGCCGCTCGAAACCAGCGGGCGCTCTGCGGCTCTATTGTACGTGCGCCTCCATTTCCAAGCAATacgcacagagagagagaaaaaaagacctCTGGAAATTTTGAATAATGTTGCCTAAGGTCCAAGAGCGAGGaaattgaggacattttgattCACTGTTATTTCTGTCGCGTACCTACGAAGACAGACACGTGTCTTCGGGGTAAACAGAAAGGGCTAGATCGTGTCGGCAGATTGcattgtcccccccccccacacacacacacacattttttgtttgttgtagaCGACCGAGTTCAAGCTTGGCGACGGGCtatacatttcagtttgtgcgCCTTGGTGATAAAGACGCGTCTGGAGATGTCGGAAGTGCTGCCTTTCAACGAAGAAAAAATGAGTCATTATGGAAATGAGGGCGACGAGGGACACCTTTCCTTCACCTGTCGTCTTCAAGACACCAACAACTTCTTCAGTGGCGCACAGAATAAACGTCCGCCGAAACTCGGACAAATAGGCAGGAGCAAACGGGGTAATTATATAATTGAGGCGTTTTCTTGTGTATGGTGATGTGTTGAGTGCGCACATAGGTTACTAGTGGACCGTAATTAAGGATCTCTCTCGTGTGAAGCCAGATGGGCAACACCGTTGCCTTGACATGGTCTTCGGCGGAGTGCAAGATCAGAGATGTAGTCTATTGTTTGCATGCGGAAGGATGTGTGGGTTTTAAATATTCTATTCGCATTGCAACACAAGTTGGATGCGCAGTGCGTGCTGTTAAATGCCTTCTGAATCCCGCTCCACAGAGTTGTGCTGAACGTCCCCTCCCCGATGAATGTTTGGTGTAGTTGAGATTTAAATGCTGCGTGATTATGATTTTTGTGCTTGCATGAtaaattcagactttttttaaattattattttgttttttttaattttatatatttatttacttatttgtttgcttttgtgtgtccCGGATTCCTGATGAAACCCATGAGATGGTCTCACTAGTGGTGGCACATACAtgccacagacagacacacagttgcACGTACAGTAGTGTACAGACAGGACACGGGGAGACATGGCAAAGAGGCAGACGTGTAGGAATTGCATCTGTAGGTGCCAAGCAGAAATTCAGACTTGCACGTTCACAAATGTGCATCTccctcacgcacacacacattcacgctTCTGgttatctttgtctttttgcatGCTCTCACTCtttcatgcatgcacacaccacTTCATCCAGCGCAGTGCTAATGGTCCTGGGCTTTAATGCCCTCCTGTCAGACGGTGGTGAATTTTCAAGACGCCACACCAAgatgagcccccccccccccatttaacTCTCTCCCCTGTCATCCACAGTTGTGATCGAGGATGAGAATGGCGACGACGAAGCACTGAAAAATGGAACAGAGAAGACCCCGGCAGAGGCTTAGAGCACTTGGCTCACCACCAACCAACCCCCCCAAGACACTCTTGAAATTTTTTATGGCGATATTTACTAGTTTTAATCCAAAGACACTGTATATAAGCACTTTCTCTCATGTGGCAGCAAGCAGCACTTCCAcaccctcctctccctgtcAGTCATGGCCATCCGGGTGACACACACTGGCAGGGGTGGGAGATGGCAGCGAAGGAGACCCCCAGGTGGacccccccaaaacacacaaaaacactcccacacacacacacacacacacaaacacacacacacattcacgctTCTGgttatctttgtctttttgcatGCTCTCACTCtttcatgcatgcacacaccacTTCATCCAGCGCAGTGCTAATGGTCCTGGGCTTTAATGCCCTCCTGTCAGACGGTGGTGAATTTTCAAGACGCCACACCAAGATGAGCCCCCCATTtaactctctccctgtcatcCACAGTTGTGATCGAGGATGAGAATGCACTGAAAAATGGAACAGAGAAGACCCCGGCAGAGGCTTAGAGCACTTGGCTCACCACCAACCAACCCCCCCAAGACACTCTTGAAATTTTTTATGGCGATATTTACTAGTTTTAATCCAAAGACACTGTATATAAGCACTTTCTCTCATGTGGCAGCAAGCAGCACTTCCAcaccctcctctccctgtcAGTCATGGCCATCCGGGTGACACACACTGGCAGGGGTGGGAGATGGCAGCGAAGGAGACCCCCAGGTGGacccccccaaaacacacaaaaacactcccacacacacacacacacacacaaacacacacacgccctcGATTACAGGGTTTCGCCATAAATCCAAAAGCAGAGAAGACAacggggaggaggggggggcgaGATGGAGGAAACGCTGTCGAAATGCAGAAATCAGGGACAGGATACAGATATAATCTAATATAAAACCTAAAGCACACACTTCTCCTATAACTTACCAAGCAAACCTATGGTAccattctttcttctcttcattttgATGGAGGGCAAGTGAATAACCGAGTTTGTAAATATGGAAAGGGTAGCCCATATTTTCTTGCACAAAGTGGGAATCGGTAAactggtttgttttctgtgttgaagactttatttattattgatccTTTGGAATATGTCTTTTGCAGTGACTTATGGCCCGGGGGAGTGTTTTTTGTATGTCGAGAAAACTTTGAGCGAATGtgagtgatattttttttcacttaaacaATTCTTGATGTTGCCTGAGTGTTTTTTGTTACCATATTTTGCAGCTAATGAGtcatttatatacagtgtaCCTCCCACCTGTTTGTAAGCTTCCCAGGCTTTCACCTGGATTGGTTGATACTGTAACTTGACTGTACACACCCTATGGATAAACTATTTATATTGCATTGTGCATTATCGTGTGTGCCAAATCTCATGAGGGATATACTGTACGGGAtaacttgttctttttttgtgctttatacATTTACTCATACAGTTCAGTTGTTTTGTTGGGTTGCCATTTTTTA
This genomic interval from Xiphias gladius isolate SHS-SW01 ecotype Sanya breed wild chromosome 21, ASM1685928v1, whole genome shotgun sequence contains the following:
- the camk2n1 gene encoding calcium/calmodulin-dependent protein kinase II inhibitor 2 isoform X2 encodes the protein MSEVLPFNEEKMSHYGNEGDEGHLSFTCRLQDTNNFFSGAQNKRPPKLGQIGRSKRVVIEDENGDDEALKNGTEKTPAEA
- the camk2n1 gene encoding calcium/calmodulin-dependent protein kinase II inhibitor 2 isoform X1 — encoded protein: MSEVLPFNEEKMSHYGNEGDEGHLSFTCRLQDTNNFFSGAQNKRPPKLGQIGRSKRVVIEDENGDDEALKNGTEKTPAEA